A window of Triplophysa dalaica isolate WHDGS20190420 chromosome 7, ASM1584641v1, whole genome shotgun sequence contains these coding sequences:
- the LOC130426362 gene encoding ral guanine nucleotide dissociation stimulator-like 1: protein MGKWELTMEPVQEWGEEHEDGAVFGVTLRREPVQQSAEPTEAFVQYRTCKVRRLKAANLDCLVSHLLDPSCQEEDYGRILLSTYRTFTSSHKLIETLFQRDHLASVLDSIKYTKSSLWTLLQMWLEEFSEDFRDPPMHSSLRLMSLQLRRYTALFPLAKRYEALLKKFQAEVVVASGSTNHVKHLDLDQGKDLDHLSSQTDVAEQLTRMDAELFMKVIPFQCLGCVWSQRDKKENLSPTIWATIAQFNAITNRVITSLLCPSSNLLPPLSPASRTTHRARVIEKWVRVAQGCRELKNFSSLWAILSALQSNPIYRLKKTWAAVRGETMSVFENLCETFPDENCVLSSREIFVDDGSQSDMDNTTPETSKRCRLTRQMSTYGGTVPYLGTYLTALTMLDTALPDIVEGGLINFEKRRREYEILRQIRQLQASCCQYVLTDHPEITAWIQNQKLLTDQESYELSRQLETSHDSSPSSSSGWNHRALTKKLSSLLSGNDGSKKNADQISLSSSGSSSSELEEMSTSQTLTLMTPSLSGCGQNRTEAFPSYSGSSSSSSSQQDLSPSSSSLASPDPHLVSAHKRSASMASLAFYNKQVDDSCIIRVSMEFCNNGNMYKSILLTSQDKTAQVIQRALQKHNLEDVSEQEFTLVQLLAQGRELHIPEKANVFYAMSTSANYDFVLRKSPKGQRKHLTRSVSLSSGRSTK from the exons ATGGGAAAATGGGAATTGACAATG GAGCCTGTTCAGGAGTGGGGTGAGGAGCACGAAGACGGGGCGGTTTTTGGGGTCACCCTGCGCAGAGAGCCTGTTCAACAGTCGGCCGAGCCCACGGAGGCTTTCGTTCAGTACAGGACATGTAAAGTGCGCAGGTTGAAAGCCGCAAATCTGGACTGTCTGGTATCTCACCTCCTGGATCCCTCCTGTCAGGAAGAAGACTACGGGAGGATCCTTCTGTCCACATATCGCACCTTTACCAGCTCCCACAAACTCATCGAGACGCTCTTTcaaag GGACCATCTTGCCTCTGTGCTTGACAGCATCAAGTACACTAAGAG CTCATTGTGGACTTTGCTTCAGATGTGGTTGGAGGAGTTCAGTGAGGATTTTAGAGATCCTCCCATGCATTCATCTCTGCGTCTCATGAGCTTACAGCTGAGGAGATACACCGCTCTCTTCCCATTGGCTAAACGCTACGAAGCGCTCCTTAAGAAGTTCCAGGCGGAAG TCGTTGTGGCCAGCGGATCAACCAATCATGTAAAACATCTGGACCTGGATCAGGGGAAGGACTTGGATCATTTATCCAGTCAGACGGATGTGGCAGAGCAGCTCACTCGCATGGACGCT GAGCTGTTTATGAAGGTGATTCCATTCCAATGTCTAGGATGTGTGTGGTCTCAACGAGACAAGAAAGAGAATCTTTCTCCTACTATATGGGCCACCATCGCCCAGTTCAATGCCATCACCAACCGGGTCATCACCTCTTTGCTTTGCCCCTCGTCCAACCTACTCCCACCTCTCAGCCCCGCCTCCAGAACCACACATAGAGCCAGAGTCATTGAGAAATGGGTCAGAGTTGCACAG GGCTGCAGGGAGCTAAAGAACTTCTCTTCACTCTGGGCCATTTTGTCGGCCCTTCAATCCAACCCCATCTACAGGCTGAAGAAGACCTGGGCCGCTGTCAGAGG AGAGACCATGTCTGTCTTTGAGAACCTGTGTGAAACATTCCCAGATGAGAACTGCGTCCTGAGCAGCAGGGAAATCTTCGTGGAT GATGGCAGCCAATCTGACATGGATAACACTACCCCAGAAACATCCAAAAGATGTCGCCTTACAAGACAAATG AGCACCTATGGAGGGACGGTACCGTATCTGGGGACATACCTCACAGCACTGACCATGCTGGACACTGCCCTGCCAGACATTGTAGAG GGTGGCCTTATTAATTTCGAGAAGAGGCGAAGG GAGTATGAGATTTTAAGGCAGATCCGACAATTGCAAGCCTCGTGCTGTCAGTATGTTTTAACCGATCATCCTGAGATCACTGCATGGATACAGAACCAGAAGCTTCTCACGGATCAGGAGAG CTATGAACTTTCCAGACAGCTTGAGACTTCTCATGACTCTTCTCCATCATCCAGCAGCGGCTGGAATCACCGAGCTCTCACCAAGAAGCTCTCCTC GCTCTTGTCCGGGAATGATGGATCTAAAAAGAATGCAGATCAGATCAGCCTGTCTTCCTCTGGATCCAGCAGCTCTGAGCTGGAGGAGATGTCTACATCTCAAACTCTGACGCTCATGACACCG TCTCTTTCCGGCTGCGGTCAGAACAGGACTGAGGCCTTTCCCTCCTATTCTGGGTCTAGTTCTTCCTCCAGCTCACAGCAAGATCTCAGTCCATCCTCATCCTCCTTGGCATCACCTGACCCTCACCTGGTCTCCGCCCACAAACGCTCTGCCTCTATGGCATCACTCGCTTTCTACAACAAGCAGGTGGATGACTCCTGCATCATCAGGGTCAGCATGGAGTTCTGCAACAATGGAAACATGTACAAGAGCATCTTG TTGACCAGTCAGGATAAGACAGCTCAGGTAATCCAGAGAGCTTTACAGAAACATAACCTGGAGGATGTAAGTGAGCAAGAGTTCACTCTCGTACAACTTCTGGCCCAAGGCAGAG aaTTGCATATTCCAGAGaaggcaaatgtattttatgccATGTCAACATCTGCCAACTATGACTTTGTTCTGCGGAAATCCCCAAAAGGACAGAGGAAACATCTCACCCGCTCTGTCTCACTGTCCTCAGGACGATCCACAAAATAA